In Bernardetia litoralis DSM 6794, the genomic window ACAGGTAGAAATTTATTTATTGCCTCTAACTTTAGCTATTTTGACCCAGAGGGTAGTCTGTATGGCTCTGGTAATGCACAAGGTTTCTACAATGGTATCACACCAGGTACACGTAGTTATGCTTTTGGCATAAACTTAGGTTTCTAAATAAAACATAAAACAAACTCTTTTTATTAAGTTTACTAATATTATGAATAAAATAAATAAATATATACTTTCATTTCTCTTAATGATACTTATTTCACTCTCTTCCTGTGATAAGTTTTTAGATGTAAATGAAGACCCAGTAAACCCTACTTCAGTAAATGAAGCTGAATTACTTACAGGAATTGAAGCTAATTTTTCATTTATGGTACTAGGTGGCTATCCTGTGCGAGTTAGTTCATCTTGGATGGGGTATACTACTTATCCAATTGCTCAAAGTTATGATGATTATTATGTTACAGAAAATGATGCAAATAATACTTGGGCATCTTTCTCTTATACACCAGTAATGAATAACTGTAAAATTTTGGTAGAACAAGCAGAAGCAAAAGACAAACACTATTATGCTGCTATTGCCAAAATTATTTGGGCATATAATACAAGTATTCTCACTGATATGTTTGGAAATATTCCTTTTACACAAGCACTAGACCAAACACAATATCCATTTCCTGTTTATGATTCTCAAGAAGTTGTGTATGAAAATATCCAACGTTTATTAGATGAAGCTATTGCACATATCGATAACCCTAATCAATCTTCTGAAGTACCTGGTGCTGATGACTTGATATTAAATGGTGATATGCAAAAATGGAAAAAACTAGCTTATTCTTTGAAAGGACGTTATTATATGCGTTTGACATACGCTCCAGGAAAAACTGCTGCCGAACAATCTCAACTTGCTTTAAATGCCTTAAATCAAGGTCTTCAAAGTAATGATGATAATGTAATGTATAAGTATTCTACTGATTTACTTCAAGAAAATCCTTGGAATCAATATGCTGTAAATGGTAGATGGAATGATTTTACAAGTATTTCAGGAGTTTATGCACAAGAAATAGCAACAGGACTAGTAGATTTAAGACTAATTGTACATGCTCGTAAAGAAGACCCTACAAGAAATTCTTTCGAAGAACAATCAGGTGCTTTGTTTTTGAGTTCTTCTACTTATGGTTCAGGTTCACCTCTAGGTGTAATGTATGCAGATCCAGACTCACCTTTGCCTTATATGCTTTATTCAGAAGTATCATTCTTAAAAGCAGAAGCAAATTATCTATTAGGAAACAAACAAGCTGCCAAGGATAATCTTATAGAAGGTGTTTTAGCTGATTTTGATTTTGTAAAGCCTTCATTTGATAAAATTGCTAAAACTGCATTAGATGATAGTGTTCTTAATAATCCTGTTATTGTACAAAACTTTATAGATCAATATATGTTTAGTATTAGAGGATTTAATCCTGCTGATGATACTGAGCAAGATCCTTTTATTTATAAAAGAATTGCTAGAGAAAAATATATCGCTGGTTTTCTTACTATGGAGCCTTACAATGATTATAGAAGATATAAGAAAGTAAATGGTGAAAATATACTTGACTTAAACCTTGAACGTTCAGCTTCTATCTTAAATATCAGATTTGGATATGAAGGACTACCTTACCGTTTTCCATACCCATCTAGTGAGTGGCAATATAATGCTGAAAATGTGGGGCAACAAAATGTCCCTCTAGGGTATGAAAGTATGACAATTCCTGTATGGTGGGACACAACAAACTAATATTATTCTAAAAATAGCTTATTCTTTTATTTTTTAATAAAAGAATAAGCTATATTCCAATATAAAACAAAACATTATTAAATTATGCGTATTTTTAATATAATACTAGCTAGTACATTTCTTGTAGGAATGGCTTTATTTAGTTGGAGTTGTGT contains:
- a CDS encoding SusD/RagB family nutrient-binding outer membrane lipoprotein is translated as MNKINKYILSFLLMILISLSSCDKFLDVNEDPVNPTSVNEAELLTGIEANFSFMVLGGYPVRVSSSWMGYTTYPIAQSYDDYYVTENDANNTWASFSYTPVMNNCKILVEQAEAKDKHYYAAIAKIIWAYNTSILTDMFGNIPFTQALDQTQYPFPVYDSQEVVYENIQRLLDEAIAHIDNPNQSSEVPGADDLILNGDMQKWKKLAYSLKGRYYMRLTYAPGKTAAEQSQLALNALNQGLQSNDDNVMYKYSTDLLQENPWNQYAVNGRWNDFTSISGVYAQEIATGLVDLRLIVHARKEDPTRNSFEEQSGALFLSSSTYGSGSPLGVMYADPDSPLPYMLYSEVSFLKAEANYLLGNKQAAKDNLIEGVLADFDFVKPSFDKIAKTALDDSVLNNPVIVQNFIDQYMFSIRGFNPADDTEQDPFIYKRIAREKYIAGFLTMEPYNDYRRYKKVNGENILDLNLERSASILNIRFGYEGLPYRFPYPSSEWQYNAENVGQQNVPLGYESMTIPVWWDTTN